The Candidatus Mycosynbacter amalyticus genome contains the following window.
AAAAAATTCATGCTTACTACCAGGCAGTAACTTGTCCATACGCACCACCCACGCCCGTACTTCTTCCACATCAAAAACATCATTAAGACTCAGCATGCGCGTACTGTGTGTCACCTTGACGAATCCCTCTTTGAGCTCATTGCCGACACGTTGCGTAATACTGTCAGAGGTCACCAGCTCGGGGTGTTCGGCTTCGAGCTGCTTGAGTTCGCTAAACAGCCCATCGTACACGGCGTCACTAACACTCGGTGCATCCTCGACATGATACTCATAGTTATAGCGGTTCAGTAGTGCACGCAGCTCTCGGATTCGTGCGCTAGGCTGGGGTTGCATCATCGTCAACCACCTTTCGATAGAGCAGGTATACATAGCTAGCTGTCCAGATGATCGTAAAAGTGCTCATAAGTAGCAAGAAGAACGGTACGATCGGAATCCAATCAGTTTGCTCAAATTTAGATTTGATAAATGTATCTAGAAGAATAATCGGCACCATAATCACTACCCACCATGAGACAAGCGTAAGCACAAGCCATATCATACGATACACCAAGCGAAGACGTCGACCAACTACCAGATCACCTGCGATAGCAAGCGCACGAAATGGATATATACCCGGAAGCGTCACGACGACAAGCGCAAAGCAAGTACTTACAATCCAATATAGAGACGCCACTACTATAAGAGATAATCCTAACCCTGCCGCCATCGATGCTACACCCTGCTGAATGAAACCCGTCTGCCAACCAGCACTTGCTACAATTATAGCAAGAGCTGCCGGCACGAGCTGAATGAGAACCACCAAAAAGAGGAGAAATGTTGGTAAAATTGGTGCTCCAGCACTATAGAGACCATCGCGCAGCTTCACCTTTTTGTTTGCCAGTATATTACGAAGTAACCATACAACCGTCAACCACATATATAGACTGAAAAAGACAGCGGCAATCTTTTGCCCATCACTAAGATCACCAGTTAGCCCTGTCGTTGTTGCGCTTAGTAAGAGAAGTCCAGCCTTACTCACTTCTCCAGTAGCACCACCGAACATACCATCTGGCGCTGTGGTTTTGAGTAAATCACCGAGCTGCGAATATGTATCTTGCGAGCCCAGCAGCCCAAACGCAGTCGTTAATATGAGAAATATCATACCCAACAGACCAAATGTCAACTTATGCTGCCATAGTGTGCGAGCAACCTCAATTGTAAATGCAAAATATCCTGGCAGCCTAAGTGAACGTGTATAGTCGCGGCGCCGAGTGAATTGAAAACTACGATGTGGACGACGCAGTAGAAATCCAGCACGGCGACGCTGCATAGATTTGTACCGGCTGGCAACTCCAAGCAATGGACGCTTCCACCAAGTAGTCGACTTTACATTTGCAGTTGGTTGCTTAGCGGATTTTTTGGTTGGAGTAGCAACTTTCTTGGGAGATTTGACACGGGACTTTACGGTAGATTTTTTTGTTGGCATATGAATATCTTCTTAGAATTTTGTAGCATTATCGCGCAATCTTGCAATACGCTCATCTAGGGGTGGGTGTGAGCTAAACAGTTTGTTCATAAAACCAGATTTAAGCGGATTATTGAAGAAAAGGTGTGCAGTTGCAGAGCTCTGGCGTTGCATTGGACGGCCATACTCTTTGAGTTTTTCGAGCGCATTGGCGAGTCCTTCGCTATCACGTGTTGTCATAGCGCCGGTAGCGTCTGCCAAATACTCGCGCTGACGACTCACGGCCAACTGCACAACTGCCGCAATAATAGGTGCTAGGATAACAAATATCACTCCGATAACAATTACTATCGGATTCACATTGCGATTGTCGCTATCGCTAAAAAATAGCATGCGCAGCACCATATCGGACAAAATACTGATAGCGCTTACAAGTCCAAATGCAATCATCGATACGCGAATATCGTAGTTTTTGACATGTCCAAGCTCATGCGCCATGACACCTTCAAGCTCACGGTCATTCATAATCTCAAGTATGCCCGTGGTAGCCGCAACAATCGCGTGCTGAGGATTGCGTCCAGTTGCAAAAGCGTTTGGTGCCGGATCATCGATAATATATACCTTTGGCATTGGCATGCCTTCTGTGATAGCCAAGTTCTCGACGATACGATACAAACGCGGATTGTCTTTTTTCTCGATTTCCTGCGCCCCTGTCATTGATACGGCGAGCGAACTGGCGGCATAATACTGGATGATAGCATATACGGCAGCCGCACCAATCGCCCAATACGCAAACGATGTGTTGCCATAAAATAGACTGACAACGTAGCCTATCGCTCCGATAATACCCACAAACACCGCCATAATCAGGACGGTGTTGCGTTTGTTTGCGGCAATAGCACTATACATAGAATCTTTTGGACTTTTCTACTAGTTTAGCGACTAAAACTTAACTTCAACTGGATTTTCGACGCTCGCCATATCTTCGACTTCGAAGAACTCGCGCTCTTTGAATCCGAGCATGCCGGCAAATACATTGTTTGGAAAAATCTGGATCTTGGTATTGAGGTCGCGTACGCCACCGTTGTAGAAACGGCGAGATGCCTGAATCTTGTCCTCTGTGTCTACCAGCTCATTCTGAAGCTGTAGAAAGTTTTCGTTTGCCTTGAGGTCTGGATATGCTTCAGCCACGGCAAAAAGGCTTTTGAGAGCACCTTCGAGCATATTCTCAGCTTCAGCAGTTTGCTGTACACCTTTAGCATCCATCACGGCGCTACGGGCTTCAGTCACCTTCTCGAATACACCGCTTTCGTGCGCAGCATACCCCTTCACGCTATTGACGAGATTTGGGATCAAATCGGCACGACGCTTGAGTTGCACCGTGATATCGCTCCACGCTTCGTCTACGCGTACCTTGAGCGTGACCAGCGAGTTGTAGGTTGTCCAGAGGAAGATACCCAGAACGATAAGGAGTCCGAGGACTACGAGTAAAATAATGAGGCCAGTTGACATAGTGTAAATCTATTCCCTTCTGTAGTTTGTGTGTATTTATAGTATAGCGCGTCTGGGGCGCTATATCTAGTGCACCCCTGCTATTTTTGGACGATTTTGGCAACCGTCTCAGTAAGGTCGGCCGGTAAGACGAAGAGAGTCTTCTGACTTGGCTCGGCGCTAATCTTCTCGAGTGTCTGCAAAGTACGAATACTTAGACCGCCAGGTGTCGCCGCTAGCATGTGCGCTGCCTCAGCCACGGCCTGCGCCGACGCCTTCTCGCCCTCCGCCGTGATAATCACCGCACGACGTTCTCGCTCGGCCTCTGCCTGCTTGGCCATAGCACGTTTCATATCTGTCGGCAGCTCGATATTTTGCACTTTTACGGCCTCGACGTCGATACCCCACTGGTCCGTTTGCCGATCAACAATTTCTTTGATCTGCTGGCTGATTTCTTCGCGTTTGCCGAGCAGATCATCCATATCCACATTGCCCGTCACATCACGTAGCGCTGCCTGAGCAAACTGGCTCGTCGCATAAATATAATTTGTCGTCTCAAGCACTGCCTTTGGTGCATCTACCACACGAAAATATACTACCGCATCGACACCGACAGTCACGTTGTCTTTAGTAATCACTTCTTGCTTTGGCACATCAATCGGTGTACTACGTACATCCACACGGATGAGGCGCTGAAAGATCGGGATGACAATACGCAGGCCAGGCTCACGAATACCGCTAAATTTGCCTAGTGTTAACACTACGCCTCGCTCGTACTGATTGATAACTTTAATACCGCTCAGCACAAATAACACGGCCGCGATTATAATTGCCCAGAACACTACGTCCATACCCCATCTCCTAGTTGCTTTAATATCTTCTGGTGCGCAGAGCGGGAATCGAACCCGCACGCCTTATTCAGGCAAGAGATTTTAAGTCTCTCGTGTCTACCAATTCCACCATCCGCGCGTATAGAACCAGTATACTAGATATATGAAACAAATCCTTATAATTCATGGTGGCTCTAGCTTTGCGAGCTATCATGATTACATCGACTATATGCAAACCATGCCGCTAGACTACGAAAGACTCAAACATAGCCAGAAGTGGAAACCCTGGATCGCCGAAGAGATGATAGACGCCGACGTACTACTGCCGGCATTTCCAAACGGCGCCAACGCGATATTCGACGAGTGGAAACTGTATTTCGAGAAGATTTTACCCTTTCTCGAGGACGACGTACAGCTTGTCGGCCACAGCCTTGGTGCCATGTTTCTCGGCAAATATTTACAGCATTGTCCCCTCGCTAAACCCGTGCGACGTGTTATCTTGATCGCCGGGCGCTACACGGACATTGCATACGACGCAGGCAGCTTCGAGCTTACAGATGTGTCACGACTGAGCGAAAGTGCCGACGAGGTGCATCTTTTCCATAGCCAAGATGATAAGGTAGTACCTTATACCGATCTAGCCAAGTTTCAAGCTGATCTCCCTGGCGCCATTTCGCACACTTTCACCAATAGGGGTCATTTCAACGACGCGACGTTTCCGGAGCTACTCAAGCTTCTCAAACAAAAATAACCCCGAACTTCGAGATTATTGTTTGGAGGCACGTACGGGAGTCGAACCCGTCTCTAAGGTTTTGCAGACCTCCGCGTAACCGCTCCGCCAACGCGCCATCTCGGATTATTATAGCAGATACTGCACTAATCTATGATCACCAACTTTTCATAAGCAGAGTATAATAAATACATATGATATGGGTAGTAATCCTGGTGGCAGTTATCTTATTTATCGTCGGTATAATATCTCCACATGCAGCGGGGAAAGTCCAGTACAAGACCGACGTCGAAGCAGGATGGCTCAAACGTACATCCGAGTGGCTATGGGATCCGGTCACATGGTGGGCAAAAGGCAGTATTGAAATGTCCCGCAAAATCATAAAATATGTCGCGCAATGGGGTCGCAAAACCCGCAAGAAACTTCCCTTCTAGCCCTACCTTGGCAAATAAGGTCAAATCTAGTAGAATGTACAGAGTTCAATTGAACCGTTGTGGCTCTTTAGCTCAGTTGGTAGAGCAGAGGCCTGAAGAGCCTTGTGTCCCCAGTTCAAGTCTGGGAGGAGCCACCAGGAAAGAAGATCAGTACGCTGGTCTTTTTTCTATGCCATGACACGCACATACGAAATTAAAAGTCCGAAAGGTATCTCGTAATCCCACAAGTAAACTCACCCGCCCCTGTTGCTTTTTGGCGTTTCCTTCGTTATAATCATTTAAGCAACATGCGGGTTTAGCTCAGTTGTTAGAGCGCTTCCTTGCCATGGAAGAGGCCAGGAGTTAGAGTCTCCTAACCCGCACCAATTTTACGATTTTGTCGAATACACCCGAATGGGTGTATTTTGCTATGATGGGTTTATGCAGAAATATAAAACAGTCGAAGAGTTTGTGAATGATCTGAATGACGATAAACAATCGCAAGTAGGTATGCTAAGAGACCTTATTCTAAGCACCGAGCCACAACTAGAAGAGCATATTAAATGGAATGCTCCTAGTTATGTTCTAGATGGTGAAGATCGGATTACGTTTAATCTTATGAATAAGGAAGGGGTAGTCAAGCTTGTACTCCATATGGGTGCTACGCGCAAGGAAGATAAAAAAGGCACACCACTTATGCAGGATGAAAGCGGATTAATAGAGTGGAGTTCTGACATCAGAGGAATGATTACATTCAATTCTTCAACAAACATCAGCTCAAATGCAACTTCACTAAAAAAGATCATCAAGGATTGGCTCGCAATTCCTTCATTAATCTAATCAATAAATAATTACATTCGTATCTTCGTGTGCGATTGGTATGTTTGGTAGCTCCGCAAGCCGACCATCTACGAGTGCTTTGAAAAGTTTAAGTAAATTCTGTAGTTCCGCACCATGAAAAGACCAGTCCTTTAGCGGCTGGTTTTTCATGGCCATGTAAGATCTCAAACTCCTGACCTCTTTAGAAACCATAAAAAGCTAGAAACGACTCTCGAATCCGCTTCCGGCGGGTCAAGAATCAGAATCTCCTGGCCCGTAGTGTGACACTTACTTTATAGCACATCTTGCCATTTGGGAAGATGATGACATGTCGTGGCAGGGCATGTCACAGATGCCGGGTACCGTGCAGCAAATCAGTAAATAGCTTATACTTATACGAGTGGCGTCTACTCTCAAGCGCAAAATTCGGCGCGCCCTTAGGCACAAGCTTCGCGACACAAGCTGTATGACAATAGCGGCTGTCATATTGCTTTGCGTGGGTCTTGTCGGCTATGCTGTGTATATGGACAACAGACGTCTAGCCGTTGACCCTGCAAGCTATACACCGCTACTTGATTTGATAGCAAACGTAGAGAGCAAGGATAATTACAATGCGTATTTTGGCAACGCAGACAATACGTCGACCAACTTCACACAAATGACAATTGCCCAAGTACAATCGTGGCAGGCAGCGCATATAGCAGAGGGCCATGCAAGCAGTGCTGTCGGCAGGTATCAAATTATCGACACGACACTCCGTGAGCTTGTGCGGCAGCAGGGCATCGACACGAACCGCAAGTTTGACAAATTACTCCAAGATCAACTCGCGATCGCACTACTCGAACGACGAGGCAGCGAAAAGCTTGTCAATCGCGAGATCACTAAGGAACAGTTTGCCGCAAACTTGGCCATGGAATGGGCAGCATTTCCAAAAGTCATTGGCCCCAATCCGGACACTAGCTACTATGATGGCGATGGACTCAACTCATCACTCGTAAGCGTCGAACAAGTACTCAAAGCGATTGCGCCTATCAAGCCTCAATAAACGATGGCTTCGTCAGTTGACTCGTCCTAGTCGCTCGATAAAAATGCTACACTATAGATATATGGCAATACAACCTCAACCATTACCCGATCATATTACGCCATACGCATTTGATTTTCGATGGGACAATTCCCTCCTATGGCAACTTGACAATATCCCGACAGAAAAAATGGATATCAACGATCTTGTCTGGCATTTTGATATACCGTGGCTGCATACATCTGGTGAACGCTTTAATCTCACACCTCGCGATATCATGTCAAAACCTAGCGCTTATTCAGAAGAGTATACCCGCACTATGAACGCTGACACAAATTACCCTATCGACATCATGTTTAACAAAAATCGTTGGCTTATCCTTGATGGTCTTCATCGGCTCATGAAGCTCGTCGATCAAGGGGAGACAAAAGTCACTGTGCGCAAAATACCGCGAGAAATGATCCCCCGTATTACAGTGAAGAGTACTACCTCCCCTTAGATCACTAGCGCTACAACCCCCGCGAAGCATAGTAGAGCCGCAAGCAACTTGCGACCAATGCTGTGCCTCTCTGCGGAGATGAAAATGAGTGCCAGTAGTGTTGTGACGATGATGCCTGTTTGGCGCAGCGGTGAAATAACTGACAGCGAACCCTCGCTATACGCATAGAGCATCGCAAGACTACCTAGACCATAAAAAGTCGCCAAGATAAGTAGCTTCCATATTGTGCTTCGATCACGAAATACCTCCGGCACAGCCCGCATGGTTTTGGGGCGAATCAGAAACACCACTATGACGGGCAACAGAAAACTAACTGCCGCCCACGACAGCGTGTCGACATGTCGCCCCACATATGCCCATGACGTGATAGCGATACCGAAGAGTATACCGGTCAGTAAGCCGTAGAGCGCACCACGATCTGTCAAAAGTTTGGCTGGCTGCTTGACCAGCGTCAGCACACCGGCAAATATCAATAGCGCCCCGCCAGCCTGCAGCCACGTCAGTTGCTCGCCAAACAGCAACATGCCAAACAGCATCATCCAAATAGCATGAGTCGCAAAGTAGACCGAAAAAGCCGAGGCCTCTACTTTCTGAAGCGTTTTGGCGTAGATCACATGACCTACTCCGTACGCTACAGCCGAGATGAGCACCGGTTGCCAAACCGCTTCGATCCCAGAAAGATTGATGCCCACAACAAACGCGACGATGGTGAGCAATACGCCCACCATACCCTGAAACACTGCCGCATACGCATACGGATTAAGTCGACCACCCCGCAGCAATATGCGCTGTAAGACAATCGAAATCGAAAGCCCCAGTACACTGATTGCCGTATAGATTTGCCATGTCATGTCCGTAGGCTAGACTGCAGACCAGCCGCCGTCAGATGGCAAGATAGCACCGTTGACGTTGGTGCCGTCGTCGCTCAAAAGAAACGTAATAGATGCCGCCAACTGATCGGCCGTCGTCGGTGCGGGCATAACGGCCGACGCGACACCGAAGCGATCGAGGAACATAGGCGAGTCAAATTTGGCTTCGATATTGGTTGCCACGCCACCCGGCGCCACGGCGTTGACGCGAATACCCGTACCGGTATAAGCAAATGCCGAGCTCTTAGTGAGGCCGATCACTGCGTGTTTGGAGGCCGTGTAAGCTGCCCCCGCTGCAGATCCGCGTAGACCAGCTTCGCTGGTAATGTTGACGATTGAGCCGGCTTTTTGCTCCAGCATCTTTGGTACGATTGCGCGCATCAGCTTCATAGTACCGACTACATTCACATTCATGACACGGTTCCAAGTAGCGTCGTCTACTTCGTGAACTGGCGTCATGTTGTCCATGATACCGGCAATGTTCGCCAAGCCATCGATGCGTGTACCAGCCACTTCTACAATCTTCGCTACGCTCTCATCGTTTGTGATGTCGCCCGCCACTACTTCGATCTGCGCACCCGCGAGCGACGCTTTAAGCTCATCGAGGCGCTCCTGCGAGATGTCAACACCAATCACACGGCCACCTTCGCGGGCGATGCGCGAGGCGGTGGCACGGCCGATACCAGAACCGGCACCCGTCACAATAATGGTTTTATTGGCGAAGCGGCCGTCGGTAATCTTTTCTACCCATTCGTCAGGCTCTGAGCTCGCAGTAGAGGCTACAGGCGTTTCGGGCGCCGGTGCAGCCGGTGCTTCCTCGGCAGACGGAGCCTCGGTCGACTCCACTTGTGTCTCGGTCGGTGCAGCAGTTGCCTCTCCGGCATTGGCTTTTTGTACCATGTCGGCAATCATCTCGTCGGTCATCTTGCCACCGCTCATGCCGGCGACACGCTTCAGTGTCCATCCCTTGACAGGCGTGAGAACCTTTTCGTTTTGCCCAGCCTCGGCTAGCATACTACGAAAGATAGTGCCACCCACCGGATGATCCAGCCACTCGCGAATCGTCGAGTCTGCGCTCAGTTGTGCCGGTGTGCCACTCTCTGTTGTAGTAGTCTCTTGCTTTGGTTCCTCTGATTTATCTCGACTGAAAAAGCCCATAGATATGTATTCCTGTTTGTGTTTATGGTTTTATACATCCAGTATACTCCGCCTACTCTTTTGGCTCAAGCGCCGCTTCGATGAGTCGCGTGATCAAATCGCCGTACGAAATACCCGCTTGCTGCCACAATTTCGGATACATACTGATATTTGTGAAGCCAGGCAACGTATTAATCTCGTTGAAATATATATCACCAGTGCCCGTCAGGAAGAAATCTATACGCGAGAGACCACGACAGCCAAGCTCCGTATAGATTGTTTTGGCTGCATCGCGAATTTGATCTGAGATATCAGCTGGTATATCTGCGGGAAGCTGGACACTCGAACTACTTCCACTACTATATTTATCGTCATAACTATAGAAATCTTCACCAGGTAGAATCTCACCAACCACGCTGATCTCACATGCGGGCGGGTTACCTATAGCCGCCACCTCAAGCTCACGTACATCAAGCGCCTGCTCTATGAGCACAGTATCGTCAGACTCCAGTGCAACGGCAAGTGCACGCTCCAGCTCCTTACTACTCCGAACTTTATTCACTCCCACAGAGCTACCAGCTCGCGATGGTTTAACAAATA
Protein-coding sequences here:
- a CDS encoding SDR family NAD(P)-dependent oxidoreductase, which produces MGFFSRDKSEEPKQETTTTESGTPAQLSADSTIREWLDHPVGGTIFRSMLAEAGQNEKVLTPVKGWTLKRVAGMSGGKMTDEMIADMVQKANAGEATAAPTETQVESTEAPSAEEAPAAPAPETPVASTASSEPDEWVEKITDGRFANKTIIVTGAGSGIGRATASRIAREGGRVIGVDISQERLDELKASLAGAQIEVVAGDITNDESVAKIVEVAGTRIDGLANIAGIMDNMTPVHEVDDATWNRVMNVNVVGTMKLMRAIVPKMLEQKAGSIVNITSEAGLRGSAAGAAYTASKHAVIGLTKSSAFAYTGTGIRVNAVAPGGVATNIEAKFDSPMFLDRFGVASAVMPAPTTADQLAASITFLLSDDGTNVNGAILPSDGGWSAV
- a CDS encoding D-alanine--D-alanine ligase family protein codes for the protein MKPTQVLLLFGGESSEHDVSIMSARNVYEAIDASRFDVALGYIDENGHWYHVRDFDGYRTVDVTQQLLPSLGEAGFVVGDEIIDSDVILPVLHGKNGEDGSVQGLAQLLHIPVVGCDMTSSVAGMDKVIAKRIATSVGVQVVPYRVYRRGEVPPNYDTLCTDLGDTLFVKPSRAGSSVGVNKVRSSKELERALAVALESDDTVLIEQALDVRELEVAAIGNPPACEISVVGEILPGEDFYSYDDKYSSGSSSSVQLPADIPADISDQIRDAAKTIYTELGCRGLSRIDFFLTGTGDIYFNEINTLPGFTNISMYPKLWQQAGISYGDLITRLIEAALEPKE
- a CDS encoding M48 family metalloprotease; the encoded protein is MYSAIAANKRNTVLIMAVFVGIIGAIGYVVSLFYGNTSFAYWAIGAAAVYAIIQYYAASSLAVSMTGAQEIEKKDNPRLYRIVENLAITEGMPMPKVYIIDDPAPNAFATGRNPQHAIVAATTGILEIMNDRELEGVMAHELGHVKNYDIRVSMIAFGLVSAISILSDMVLRMLFFSDSDNRNVNPIVIVIGVIFVILAPIIAAVVQLAVSRQREYLADATGAMTTRDSEGLANALEKLKEYGRPMQRQSSATAHLFFNNPLKSGFMNKLFSSHPPLDERIARLRDNATKF
- a CDS encoding slipin family protein, with translation MDVVFWAIIIAAVLFVLSGIKVINQYERGVVLTLGKFSGIREPGLRIVIPIFQRLIRVDVRSTPIDVPKQEVITKDNVTVGVDAVVYFRVVDAPKAVLETTNYIYATSQFAQAALRDVTGNVDMDDLLGKREEISQQIKEIVDRQTDQWGIDVEAVKVQNIELPTDMKRAMAKQAEAERERRAVIITAEGEKASAQAVAEAAHMLAATPGGLSIRTLQTLEKISAEPSQKTLFVLPADLTETVAKIVQK
- a CDS encoding LemA family protein; translation: MSTGLIILLVVLGLLIVLGIFLWTTYNSLVTLKVRVDEAWSDITVQLKRRADLIPNLVNSVKGYAAHESGVFEKVTEARSAVMDAKGVQQTAEAENMLEGALKSLFAVAEAYPDLKANENFLQLQNELVDTEDKIQASRRFYNGGVRDLNTKIQIFPNNVFAGMLGFKEREFFEVEDMASVENPVEVKF
- a CDS encoding DMT family transporter; this translates as MTWQIYTAISVLGLSISIVLQRILLRGGRLNPYAYAAVFQGMVGVLLTIVAFVVGINLSGIEAVWQPVLISAVAYGVGHVIYAKTLQKVEASAFSVYFATHAIWMMLFGMLLFGEQLTWLQAGGALLIFAGVLTLVKQPAKLLTDRGALYGLLTGILFGIAITSWAYVGRHVDTLSWAAVSFLLPVIVVFLIRPKTMRAVPEVFRDRSTIWKLLILATFYGLGSLAMLYAYSEGSLSVISPLRQTGIIVTTLLALIFISAERHSIGRKLLAALLCFAGVVALVI
- a CDS encoding DUF1801 domain-containing protein; translation: MQKYKTVEEFVNDLNDDKQSQVGMLRDLILSTEPQLEEHIKWNAPSYVLDGEDRITFNLMNKEGVVKLVLHMGATRKEDKKGTPLMQDESGLIEWSSDIRGMITFNSSTNISSNATSLKKIIKDWLAIPSLI
- a CDS encoding alpha/beta hydrolase is translated as MKQILIIHGGSSFASYHDYIDYMQTMPLDYERLKHSQKWKPWIAEEMIDADVLLPAFPNGANAIFDEWKLYFEKILPFLEDDVQLVGHSLGAMFLGKYLQHCPLAKPVRRVILIAGRYTDIAYDAGSFELTDVSRLSESADEVHLFHSQDDKVVPYTDLAKFQADLPGAISHTFTNRGHFNDATFPELLKLLKQK